The Drosophila mauritiana strain mau12 chromosome 2R, ASM438214v1, whole genome shotgun sequence genome has a segment encoding these proteins:
- the LOC117138217 gene encoding protein charlatan isoform X1 — protein sequence MATLIPVNGGHPAASGQSSNVEATYEDMFKEITRKLYGEETGNGLHTLGTPVAQVATSGPTAVPEGEQRSFTNLQQLDRSAAPSIEYESSAAGASGNNVATTQANVIQQQQQQQQQAESGNSVVVTASSGATVVPAPSVAAVGGFKSEDHLSTAFGLAALMQNGFAAGQAGLLKAGEQQQRWAQDGSGLVAAAAAEPQLVQWTSGGKLQSYAHVNQQQQQQQQPHQSTPKSKKHRQEHAAELIYASPSTSANAAQNLAQSTPTSAPSNSSGGSTSSSGGGGGRKKAAQAAAAAAAANGVHIQKRYACTHCPYSTDRRDLYTRHENIHKDEKPFQCYACLKQFNRADHVKKHFLRMHRELQYDINKTRRHVSAGSGSSGSGSSGSASHHSGGRGNVTINSAGVNIDNAFLEAQRHPTSSSMSIVETIEAVASATDMPLAQLKQEKMDDGAGVVLPLHVGVMQQPVASSSSGSSGSHGGNGNGGSGSGLLKPKREKRFTCCYCPWSGADKWGLKRHLNTHTKPFVCLLCDYKAARSERLATHVLKVHNKRACSKCSYLADTQEEYQAHMSDVHPHDNRPARSGNGNQSGGSSSGNSNGNGGGNGNNNANAGGHSQNLNVLRTIGNSLVANNQLNTYAGNAFGSSSGNVGNANGGGGAVTIYTTTTNEGVAGGGGGGGGGISGNISGGGPLQEIIVNPSSMVGWRLSANGSLIPPHDLLTGGLPNAATQKRGSERLFQYLEAEGSDPEDYARLLKMDAISRNTASVAQDFHKAGGVHELKIPANHQLLFNNKLPSQWTTREAAALLYSLSNMGGGSGGSVSGSQRQKFGMRARQHSTGEDDENTPSSASSSSFSGDEFNMSATSPLKLSRHAIKLEKMDEMDAKDMGPTKAMMATAFLEAANYEQTAIELLASKRKIKVENDNDEDQENQQHQPHQQHHSQQQQRLQLIKSSPAYKLNNNNNNNSNNNNYYKDKSSHRNAVHHHRQDDKENNKTKSPGAAAVSVAAAAATSPPSISGHSNQTPFLTQMEYQNLNRIGTQFQNYVKDIINKYYAAETPLMLAAAAAALPTATTTGQQQQPELDIENLSPSKRRRLLSETEEYIEYLRNKEDITLTIAPKVQPPAPVTSLLKRQLDLSTPRRSPKKAAPAHSNSASNASRKSLNQLATLLPLLADAASQQEYLAAPLDFSKKSSSRKQAQPKKIRLTPEAVVTLLRDKYLNRMVRQRLGCLKCNQSRKNSSISFNYHTLGSLALHKYWRHGSSSTRREKLQAALQKRISRGQADKC from the exons ATGGCCACACTAATACCAGTGAACGGCGGCCATCCAGCAGCGAGCGGACAATCCTCCAATGTGGAGGCGACATATGAAGATATGTTCAAGGAAATCACACGCAAATTGTACGGCGAGGAGACCGGAAACGGTTTGCATACGCTCGGCACGCCGGTGGCGCAAGTGGCCACCAGCGGGCCAACAGCGGTGCCCGAGGGCGAGCAGCGCTCCTTTACAAATCTG CAACAACTCGATCGCTCGGCAGCGCCCAGCATTGAATACGAGTCCAGTGCGGCAGGCGCCTCTGGCAACAACGTGGCCACCACCCAGGCCAATGTaatccagcaacaacaacagcagcaacagcaagcGGAGTCGGGCAACTCCGTGGTGGTGACGGCCAGCAGTGGGGCGACTGTGGTGCCGGCACCCAGTGTAGCGGCCGTTGGTGGCTTCAAGTCCGAGGATCATCTGAGCACTGCCTTCGGGCTGGCAGCCCTGATGCAGAACGGCTTCGCAGCCGGCCAGGCGGGTCTGCTGAAAGCCGGCGAGCAGCAACAGCGCTGGGCTCAGGACGGATCTGGTCTGGTGGCGGCCGCAGCGGCGGAACCACAACTCGTACAATGGACCTCGGGCGGAAAGCTCCAGAGCTACGCTCATGtcaaccagcagcagcagcagcaacaacagccgcATCAGAGCACACCCAAGTCCAA AAAACACCGTCAGGAGCATGCGGCTGAATTGATCTACGCCAGCCCCTCCACATCGGCCAATGCGGCCCAAAATCTGGCCCAATCCACACCCACCTCAGCGCccagcaacagcagtggcGGCAGCACCAGCTCCTCCGGCGGAGGAGGCGGTCGGAAGAAGGCAGCTCAAGCGGCTgcagccgccgctgccgcGAATGGAGTGCACATCCAGAAGCGTTACGCCTGTACGCACTGTCCATACTCGACGGACCGGCGGGATCTGTACACCCGGCATGAGAACATCCACAAGGACGAGAAGCCCTTCCAGTGCTATGCCTGCCTCAAGCAGTTCAACCGAGCCGATCATGTCAAGAAGCACTTCCTGCGCATGCACCGGGAGCTGCAGTACGACATTAACAAGACCCGGCGACATGTCTCCGCGGGCAGTGGCTCCTCGGGCAGCGGGTCCTCTGGAAGCGCTTCTCATCACTCCGGCGGCCGGGGAAATGTGACCATTAACTCGGCGGGCGTTAATATAGACAATGCCTTCTTGGAGGCCCAACGACATCCCACCTCGAGCAGTATGAGCATTGTGGAGACCATCGAGGCAGTGGCCTCGGCAACCGACATGCCGCTGGCCCAGCTTAAGCAGGAGAAAATGGACGATGGGGCCGGTGTGGTATTGCCCCTTCACGTGGGCGTTATGCAGCAGCCGGTGGCCAGCTCGAGTTCCGGCAGCAGTGGCAGTCATGGTGGCAATGGAAACGGTGGCAGCGGCTCCGGCCTGCTGAAACCAAAGCGCGAGAAGCGCTTCACCTGCTGCTACTGCCCGTGGTCTGGAGCGGACAAGTGGGGTCTCAAGCGGCACCTCAATACGCATACAAAGCCCTTCGTTTGCCTGCTCTGCGATTACAAGGCGGCGCGTTCTGAGCGCCTGGCCACCCATGTGCTAAAGGTGCACAACAAGCGGGCCTGCAGCAAGTGCTCTTACTTGGCGGACACGCAGGAGGAGTACCAGGCTCACATGAGCGATGTGCA TCCGCACGATAATCGGCCGGCGCGCAGCGGCAACGGCAACCagagcggcggcagcagcagcggcaatagcaacggcaacggcggcggcaatggcaacaacaatgccaaTGCCGGAGGCCACAGCCAGAACCTCAATGTGCTGCGAACTATTGGCAACAGCCTGGTGGCCAACAACCAGCTGAACACCTATGCCGGCAATGCTTTTGG CTCGTCCAGTGGCAATGTGGGAAATGCGAATGGAGGCGGCGGCGCCGTAACCATctacaccaccaccaccaatgAGGGCGTGgccggcggcggaggaggcggtggcggcggcatAAGCGGCAACATTTCCGGCGGCGGACCGCTCCAGGAGATCATCGTGAATCCCTCGTCGATGGTCGGCTGGCGGCTGAGCGCCAACGGTTCGCTGATACCGCCGCACGATCTGCTAACCGGCGGATTGCCAAATGCAGCCACGCAAAAGCGCGGCTCGGAGCGATTGTTTCAGTACCTCGAGGCCGAGGGCAGCGATCCGGAGGACTATGCGCG TCTGCTAAAAATGGACGCCATTAGTCGCAACACCGCTTCGGTCGCTCAGGATTTTCATAAGGCGGGAGGCGTGCACGAGTTGAAAATACCAGCCAATCATCAACTCCTGTTTAACAATAAACTGCCTTCGCAATGGACGACACGAGAGGCTGCTGCACTGCTGTACAGCCTGAGCAACATGGGTGGCGGATCCGGCGGCTCCGTTTCCGGTTCCCAGCGCCAAAAGTTTGGCATGCGAGCGCGACAACATTCCACCGGCGAGGATGACGAGAATACACCATCGTCTGCATCTTCGTCGAGCTTCTCTGGCGATGAGTTCAATATGAGCGCCACATCGCCACTAAAGCTGTCGCGTCATGCCATCAAGCTGGAGAAGATGGATGAAATGGACGCCAAGGATATGGGACCCACCAAGGCGATGATGGCAACGGCATTTCTAGAGGCGGCCAACTACGAGCAGACGGCCATCGAGCTGCTGGCCAGCAAACGGAAGATCAAGGTCGAGAACGACAACGATGAGGACCAAGAGAATCAGCAGCATCAGCCCCATCAGCAACATcacagccagcagcagcagcgattGCAGCTTATTAAATCGTCTCCCGCGTACAAAttgaacaacaacaataacaacaatagcaacaacaacaactactaCAAGGACAAGTCATCGCACAGAAATGCCGTTCACCATCATCGCCAGGATGACAAGGAGAACAACAAGACCAAGTCACCAGGCGCAGCAGCAGTAAGTGTTGCAGCTGCGGCAGCAACATCGCCGCCGAGCATCAGCGGCCACAGCAACCAGACTCCGTTCCTCACCCAAATGGAGTACCAGAATCTCAATCGCATTGGCACCCAGTTCCAGAACTACGTCAAGGACATTATCAACAAGTACTATGCGGCAGAGACGCCACTGATGCTGgccgctgcagcagctgctttGCCCACGGCCACGACTACAggtcagcagcaacagccagAGCTGGACATTGAGAACCTGTCGCCGAGCAAGCGTCGTCGTCTGCTCAGCGAAACGGAGGAGTACATCGAGTATCTGCGGAACAAGGAGGACATAACCCTGACCATTGCTCCAAAGGTTCAGCCACCAGCGCCGGTGACATCTCTGCTTAAACGGCAGTTGGATCTCAGCACACCTCGTCGGAGTCCCAAGAAGGCGGCTCCGGCCCACAGCAACAGTGCCTCGAATGCGTCCCGCAAGTCCCTCAACCAGTTGGCCACTCTGTTGCCACTGCTTGCGGATGCGGCCAGTCAGCAAGAGTATCTCGCTGCACCGCTGGACTTTAGCAAGAAGTCCAGCTCGCGCAAGCAGGCGCAGCCAAAGAAGATCCGCTTGACGCCCGAGGCGGTGGTCACCTTACTGAGGGACAAGTACCTCAATCGCATGGTGCGTCAGCGTTTGGGCTGCCTCAAGTGCAACCAGTCGCGTAAGAACAGCTCCATCAGCTTCAACTACCACACGCTGGGATCGCTGGCTCTGCACAAGTATTGGCGACATGGATCCTCATCAACTAGGAGAGAGAAGCTGCAGGCAGCTCTGCAGAAGAGGATTAGCCGAGGACAGGCGGACAAATGCTAA
- the LOC117138217 gene encoding protein charlatan isoform X3 yields the protein MATLIPVNGGHPAASGQSSNVEATYEDMFKEITRKLYGEETGNGLHTLGTPVAQVATSGPTAVPEGEQRSFTNLQQLDRSAAPSIEYESSAAGASGNNVATTQANVIQQQQQQQQQAESGNSVVVTASSGATVVPAPSVAAVGGFKSEDHLSTAFGLAALMQNGFAAGQAGLLKAGEQQQRWAQDGSGLVAAAAAEPQLVQWTSGGKLQSYAHVNQQQQQQQQPHQSTPKSKKHRQEHAAELIYASPSTSANAAQNLAQSTPTSAPSNSSGGSTSSSGGGGGRKKAAQAAAAAAAANGVHIQKRYACTHCPYSTDRRDLYTRHENIHKDEKPFQCYACLKQFNRADHVKKHFLRMHRELQYDINKTRRHVSAGSGSSGSGSSGSASHHSGGRGNVTINSAGVNIDNAFLEAQRHPTSSSMSIVETIEAVASATDMPLAQLKQEKMDDGAGVVLPLHVGVMQQPVASSSSGSSGSHGGNGNGGSGSGLLKPKREKRFTCCYCPWSGADKWGLKRHLNTHTKPFVCLLCDYKAARSERLATHVLKVHNKRACSKCSYLADTQEEYQAHMSDVHSSSGNVGNANGGGGAVTIYTTTTNEGVAGGGGGGGGGISGNISGGGPLQEIIVNPSSMVGWRLSANGSLIPPHDLLTGGLPNAATQKRGSERLFQYLEAEGSDPEDYARLLKMDAISRNTASVAQDFHKAGGVHELKIPANHQLLFNNKLPSQWTTREAAALLYSLSNMGGGSGGSVSGSQRQKFGMRARQHSTGEDDENTPSSASSSSFSGDEFNMSATSPLKLSRHAIKLEKMDEMDAKDMGPTKAMMATAFLEAANYEQTAIELLASKRKIKVENDNDEDQENQQHQPHQQHHSQQQQRLQLIKSSPAYKLNNNNNNNSNNNNYYKDKSSHRNAVHHHRQDDKENNKTKSPGAAAVSVAAAAATSPPSISGHSNQTPFLTQMEYQNLNRIGTQFQNYVKDIINKYYAAETPLMLAAAAAALPTATTTGQQQQPELDIENLSPSKRRRLLSETEEYIEYLRNKEDITLTIAPKVQPPAPVTSLLKRQLDLSTPRRSPKKAAPAHSNSASNASRKSLNQLATLLPLLADAASQQEYLAAPLDFSKKSSSRKQAQPKKIRLTPEAVVTLLRDKYLNRMVRQRLGCLKCNQSRKNSSISFNYHTLGSLALHKYWRHGSSSTRREKLQAALQKRISRGQADKC from the exons ATGGCCACACTAATACCAGTGAACGGCGGCCATCCAGCAGCGAGCGGACAATCCTCCAATGTGGAGGCGACATATGAAGATATGTTCAAGGAAATCACACGCAAATTGTACGGCGAGGAGACCGGAAACGGTTTGCATACGCTCGGCACGCCGGTGGCGCAAGTGGCCACCAGCGGGCCAACAGCGGTGCCCGAGGGCGAGCAGCGCTCCTTTACAAATCTG CAACAACTCGATCGCTCGGCAGCGCCCAGCATTGAATACGAGTCCAGTGCGGCAGGCGCCTCTGGCAACAACGTGGCCACCACCCAGGCCAATGTaatccagcaacaacaacagcagcaacagcaagcGGAGTCGGGCAACTCCGTGGTGGTGACGGCCAGCAGTGGGGCGACTGTGGTGCCGGCACCCAGTGTAGCGGCCGTTGGTGGCTTCAAGTCCGAGGATCATCTGAGCACTGCCTTCGGGCTGGCAGCCCTGATGCAGAACGGCTTCGCAGCCGGCCAGGCGGGTCTGCTGAAAGCCGGCGAGCAGCAACAGCGCTGGGCTCAGGACGGATCTGGTCTGGTGGCGGCCGCAGCGGCGGAACCACAACTCGTACAATGGACCTCGGGCGGAAAGCTCCAGAGCTACGCTCATGtcaaccagcagcagcagcagcaacaacagccgcATCAGAGCACACCCAAGTCCAA AAAACACCGTCAGGAGCATGCGGCTGAATTGATCTACGCCAGCCCCTCCACATCGGCCAATGCGGCCCAAAATCTGGCCCAATCCACACCCACCTCAGCGCccagcaacagcagtggcGGCAGCACCAGCTCCTCCGGCGGAGGAGGCGGTCGGAAGAAGGCAGCTCAAGCGGCTgcagccgccgctgccgcGAATGGAGTGCACATCCAGAAGCGTTACGCCTGTACGCACTGTCCATACTCGACGGACCGGCGGGATCTGTACACCCGGCATGAGAACATCCACAAGGACGAGAAGCCCTTCCAGTGCTATGCCTGCCTCAAGCAGTTCAACCGAGCCGATCATGTCAAGAAGCACTTCCTGCGCATGCACCGGGAGCTGCAGTACGACATTAACAAGACCCGGCGACATGTCTCCGCGGGCAGTGGCTCCTCGGGCAGCGGGTCCTCTGGAAGCGCTTCTCATCACTCCGGCGGCCGGGGAAATGTGACCATTAACTCGGCGGGCGTTAATATAGACAATGCCTTCTTGGAGGCCCAACGACATCCCACCTCGAGCAGTATGAGCATTGTGGAGACCATCGAGGCAGTGGCCTCGGCAACCGACATGCCGCTGGCCCAGCTTAAGCAGGAGAAAATGGACGATGGGGCCGGTGTGGTATTGCCCCTTCACGTGGGCGTTATGCAGCAGCCGGTGGCCAGCTCGAGTTCCGGCAGCAGTGGCAGTCATGGTGGCAATGGAAACGGTGGCAGCGGCTCCGGCCTGCTGAAACCAAAGCGCGAGAAGCGCTTCACCTGCTGCTACTGCCCGTGGTCTGGAGCGGACAAGTGGGGTCTCAAGCGGCACCTCAATACGCATACAAAGCCCTTCGTTTGCCTGCTCTGCGATTACAAGGCGGCGCGTTCTGAGCGCCTGGCCACCCATGTGCTAAAGGTGCACAACAAGCGGGCCTGCAGCAAGTGCTCTTACTTGGCGGACACGCAGGAGGAGTACCAGGCTCACATGAGCGATGTGCA CTCGTCCAGTGGCAATGTGGGAAATGCGAATGGAGGCGGCGGCGCCGTAACCATctacaccaccaccaccaatgAGGGCGTGgccggcggcggaggaggcggtggcggcggcatAAGCGGCAACATTTCCGGCGGCGGACCGCTCCAGGAGATCATCGTGAATCCCTCGTCGATGGTCGGCTGGCGGCTGAGCGCCAACGGTTCGCTGATACCGCCGCACGATCTGCTAACCGGCGGATTGCCAAATGCAGCCACGCAAAAGCGCGGCTCGGAGCGATTGTTTCAGTACCTCGAGGCCGAGGGCAGCGATCCGGAGGACTATGCGCG TCTGCTAAAAATGGACGCCATTAGTCGCAACACCGCTTCGGTCGCTCAGGATTTTCATAAGGCGGGAGGCGTGCACGAGTTGAAAATACCAGCCAATCATCAACTCCTGTTTAACAATAAACTGCCTTCGCAATGGACGACACGAGAGGCTGCTGCACTGCTGTACAGCCTGAGCAACATGGGTGGCGGATCCGGCGGCTCCGTTTCCGGTTCCCAGCGCCAAAAGTTTGGCATGCGAGCGCGACAACATTCCACCGGCGAGGATGACGAGAATACACCATCGTCTGCATCTTCGTCGAGCTTCTCTGGCGATGAGTTCAATATGAGCGCCACATCGCCACTAAAGCTGTCGCGTCATGCCATCAAGCTGGAGAAGATGGATGAAATGGACGCCAAGGATATGGGACCCACCAAGGCGATGATGGCAACGGCATTTCTAGAGGCGGCCAACTACGAGCAGACGGCCATCGAGCTGCTGGCCAGCAAACGGAAGATCAAGGTCGAGAACGACAACGATGAGGACCAAGAGAATCAGCAGCATCAGCCCCATCAGCAACATcacagccagcagcagcagcgattGCAGCTTATTAAATCGTCTCCCGCGTACAAAttgaacaacaacaataacaacaatagcaacaacaacaactactaCAAGGACAAGTCATCGCACAGAAATGCCGTTCACCATCATCGCCAGGATGACAAGGAGAACAACAAGACCAAGTCACCAGGCGCAGCAGCAGTAAGTGTTGCAGCTGCGGCAGCAACATCGCCGCCGAGCATCAGCGGCCACAGCAACCAGACTCCGTTCCTCACCCAAATGGAGTACCAGAATCTCAATCGCATTGGCACCCAGTTCCAGAACTACGTCAAGGACATTATCAACAAGTACTATGCGGCAGAGACGCCACTGATGCTGgccgctgcagcagctgctttGCCCACGGCCACGACTACAggtcagcagcaacagccagAGCTGGACATTGAGAACCTGTCGCCGAGCAAGCGTCGTCGTCTGCTCAGCGAAACGGAGGAGTACATCGAGTATCTGCGGAACAAGGAGGACATAACCCTGACCATTGCTCCAAAGGTTCAGCCACCAGCGCCGGTGACATCTCTGCTTAAACGGCAGTTGGATCTCAGCACACCTCGTCGGAGTCCCAAGAAGGCGGCTCCGGCCCACAGCAACAGTGCCTCGAATGCGTCCCGCAAGTCCCTCAACCAGTTGGCCACTCTGTTGCCACTGCTTGCGGATGCGGCCAGTCAGCAAGAGTATCTCGCTGCACCGCTGGACTTTAGCAAGAAGTCCAGCTCGCGCAAGCAGGCGCAGCCAAAGAAGATCCGCTTGACGCCCGAGGCGGTGGTCACCTTACTGAGGGACAAGTACCTCAATCGCATGGTGCGTCAGCGTTTGGGCTGCCTCAAGTGCAACCAGTCGCGTAAGAACAGCTCCATCAGCTTCAACTACCACACGCTGGGATCGCTGGCTCTGCACAAGTATTGGCGACATGGATCCTCATCAACTAGGAGAGAGAAGCTGCAGGCAGCTCTGCAGAAGAGGATTAGCCGAGGACAGGCGGACAAATGCTAA